From one Comamonas piscis genomic stretch:
- the coxB gene encoding cytochrome c oxidase subunit II produces the protein MKSDSHKLASWLLVVASGFATAAHAVQSLPGGPAVGQMNLAPPVTRIAQEQHTLHWMMLWICTIIFVGVFAVMFYSIWKHRKSKGAVPATFHESVTVEVTWTVLPFIIVILMALPATKVLVAQKDTTNADLTIKVTGYQWKWGYDYLTGEGEGLGFISTLDSGQRAMSNSGDVSNAPNDYLLRVDKPLVVPVDKKVRIITTAADVIHSFMVPAFGIKQDAIPGFVRDTWFRAEKTGDFYGQCAELCGKEHAYMPIHVKVLSAADYTAWVAEQKKLLAAQADDPNKVWELAALVARGEKVYAANCAACHQANGKGAGPIKALDGSPVVLGPTADMMHTVLEGRANGAMPSWKQLSDTDLAAVVTFTKNHWGNKTGTMVQPAQFVAARTGKFPEGGGTAAPAATPAAAGAAEAAPTAAPAATDAPATAPAAAAPAAAAAPAEAPVSQILFASGKSELDSQAQDAVRKAATTLAGQSGKVALSGYVDGTGNADQNAVLAKERAQAVAKLLVAQGVAEARIEMRKPQAITAGEGADSQARRVDILAAP, from the coding sequence ATGAAAAGTGATTCTCATAAGCTGGCTTCTTGGCTGCTGGTGGTCGCATCCGGCTTCGCAACTGCAGCGCATGCGGTGCAGAGCCTTCCGGGCGGCCCGGCGGTCGGGCAGATGAACCTGGCACCGCCCGTCACCCGCATTGCCCAGGAGCAGCACACCCTGCACTGGATGATGCTCTGGATCTGCACCATCATCTTTGTCGGCGTGTTCGCGGTGATGTTCTATTCCATCTGGAAGCACCGCAAATCCAAGGGCGCCGTCCCCGCCACCTTCCATGAATCGGTCACGGTCGAAGTCACCTGGACGGTGCTGCCCTTCATCATCGTGATCTTGATGGCCTTGCCCGCCACCAAGGTGCTGGTCGCGCAAAAAGACACCACCAATGCGGATTTGACGATCAAGGTCACTGGTTACCAGTGGAAATGGGGCTACGACTACCTGACCGGCGAAGGTGAGGGCCTGGGCTTTATCTCCACCCTGGACAGCGGCCAGCGTGCCATGTCCAACAGCGGCGATGTCTCCAACGCCCCTAACGATTATTTGCTGCGCGTCGATAAACCGCTGGTCGTGCCGGTGGATAAAAAGGTGCGCATTATCACCACTGCTGCAGATGTGATCCACTCGTTCATGGTGCCGGCCTTTGGTATCAAGCAGGATGCGATTCCCGGCTTTGTGCGCGACACCTGGTTCCGCGCCGAGAAGACCGGCGACTTTTACGGCCAGTGCGCCGAGCTCTGCGGCAAAGAGCATGCCTACATGCCCATCCATGTGAAGGTGCTGTCGGCCGCTGATTACACCGCATGGGTGGCAGAGCAAAAGAAGCTGCTCGCCGCCCAGGCCGATGACCCCAACAAGGTCTGGGAGCTGGCAGCGCTGGTGGCCCGGGGTGAAAAGGTCTATGCCGCCAACTGCGCCGCCTGCCACCAAGCAAACGGCAAGGGTGCCGGCCCCATCAAGGCGCTGGATGGCAGCCCTGTGGTGCTGGGCCCCACCGCCGACATGATGCACACGGTGCTGGAAGGCCGTGCCAATGGTGCCATGCCATCCTGGAAGCAACTGAGCGATACCGACCTGGCAGCGGTCGTCACCTTTACCAAGAACCACTGGGGCAACAAGACGGGCACGATGGTGCAGCCGGCGCAGTTTGTGGCGGCGCGCACCGGTAAATTCCCGGAAGGCGGTGGCACAGCGGCCCCAGCGGCCACACCGGCAGCCGCAGGCGCTGCTGAAGCGGCACCAACCGCTGCACCCGCTGCCACCGATGCCCCGGCAACTGCGCCAGCCGCTGCTGCGCCAGCCGCTGCTGCAGCACCAGCAGAAGCGCCAGTCTCCCAAATCCTGTTTGCCAGCGGCAAGAGCGAGCTCGACAGCCAGGCCCAGGACGCGGTGAGGAAAGCGGCAACGACCTTGGCTGGCCAGAGCGGCAAGGTGGCGTTGTCCGGTTATGTTGATGGCACCGGCAATGCCGATCAGAATGCGGTGTTGGCCAAGGAGCGCGCCCAGGCGGTGGCCAAGCTGCTGGTGGCGCAAGGCGTGGCAGAGGCGCGCATTGAAATGCGCAAACCCCAGGCCATTACCGCCGGCGAGGGCGCTGACAGCCAAGCGCGCCGTGTTGATATTCTTGCTGCCCCTTAA
- the ctaD gene encoding cytochrome c oxidase subunit I — translation MSAVLPTDPSHSDHGHADHTHDDHHHGAPSGWRRWVFATNHKDIGTLYLLFSFTMLMVGGVLALLIRAELFQPGLQLVNPELFNQLTTMHGLIMVFGAIMPAFVGFANWMLPLQIGASDMAFARMNNFSFWLMIPAGLMLVGSFFMPGGAPAAGWTLYAPLTLQMGPSMDTSIFAMHIMGASSIMGSINIIVTILNMRAPGMTLMKMPMFAWTWLITAYLLIAVMPVLAGAITMTLTDRHFGTSFFNPAGGGDPVMYQHIFWFFGHPEVYIMILPAFGIISQIVPAFSRKRLFGYASMVYAVAAIAILSFIVWAHHMFTTGMPVTGQLFFMYATMLISVPTAVKIFNWVATMWRGSMTFETPMLFSVGFIFVFTMGGFTGLILSMAPIDIQLQDTYYVVAHFHYVLVAGSLFSMFAGYYYWAPKWTGVMYSEARGRIHFWGSLIFFNITFFPMHFLGLAGMPRRYADYPMQFADFNMIASIGAFGFGFMQVYFFAFVVWPAMRHRGEKAPQKPWEGAEGLEWEVPSPAPFHTFETPPKLDATATKVIG, via the coding sequence ATGAGCGCTGTTCTCCCCACAGACCCCAGCCATAGCGACCACGGCCACGCCGACCATACCCATGATGACCACCACCATGGCGCGCCCAGCGGCTGGCGGCGCTGGGTGTTTGCGACCAACCACAAAGACATTGGCACGCTCTACCTGCTGTTCTCGTTCACCATGCTGATGGTGGGCGGCGTGCTGGCGCTGCTGATCCGTGCCGAGCTGTTCCAGCCGGGGCTGCAACTGGTCAACCCCGAGCTGTTCAACCAGCTGACGACGATGCACGGGCTGATCATGGTGTTCGGCGCGATCATGCCGGCCTTTGTCGGCTTTGCGAACTGGATGCTGCCGCTGCAGATTGGCGCCAGCGACATGGCCTTTGCCCGCATGAACAACTTCAGCTTCTGGCTGATGATCCCGGCCGGCCTGATGCTGGTGGGCTCGTTCTTCATGCCGGGCGGCGCGCCCGCTGCGGGCTGGACCTTGTACGCGCCACTGACCCTGCAAATGGGTCCGTCGATGGACACCAGCATTTTTGCGATGCACATCATGGGCGCCTCGTCCATCATGGGCTCGATCAACATCATCGTCACCATTCTCAACATGCGCGCGCCCGGCATGACCTTGATGAAGATGCCGATGTTCGCATGGACCTGGCTGATCACCGCCTACCTGCTGATCGCCGTGATGCCGGTGCTGGCTGGTGCGATCACGATGACCCTGACCGACCGCCACTTTGGCACCAGCTTCTTCAACCCCGCTGGCGGCGGTGATCCGGTGATGTACCAGCATATCTTCTGGTTCTTTGGCCACCCGGAGGTCTACATCATGATCTTGCCGGCCTTTGGCATCATCAGCCAGATCGTGCCGGCCTTCAGCCGCAAGCGCCTGTTTGGCTATGCCTCGATGGTCTATGCGGTGGCGGCGATTGCGATCCTGTCCTTTATCGTCTGGGCGCACCATATGTTCACCACCGGCATGCCGGTGACGGGCCAGCTGTTCTTCATGTACGCAACCATGCTGATCTCGGTGCCGACCGCGGTGAAGATCTTCAACTGGGTGGCGACGATGTGGCGCGGATCGATGACCTTCGAGACGCCGATGCTGTTCTCTGTGGGCTTTATCTTTGTGTTCACGATGGGCGGCTTTACCGGCCTGATCCTGTCGATGGCGCCGATTGATATCCAGCTGCAGGACACCTATTACGTGGTGGCCCACTTCCACTATGTGCTGGTGGCCGGTTCGCTGTTCTCGATGTTTGCCGGCTACTACTACTGGGCTCCCAAGTGGACCGGCGTGATGTACTCCGAAGCACGCGGCCGTATCCATTTCTGGGGCTCGCTGATCTTCTTCAATATCACCTTCTTCCCGATGCACTTTCTGGGCCTGGCCGGCATGCCACGCCGCTATGCGGACTACCCGATGCAGTTCGCCGACTTCAACATGATTGCGTCGATCGGCGCCTTCGGTTTCGGCTTCATGCAGGTGTATTTCTTCGCCTTTGTGGTCTGGCCTGCGATGCGCCACCGTGGCGAGAAAGCGCCGCAAAAGCCCTGGGAAGGTGCCGAAGGCCTGGAGTGGGAAGTGCCATCCCCTGCGCCATTCCATACCTTTGAGACCCCCCCCAAGCTGGACGCTACCGCTACCAAGGTGATTGGATGA
- a CDS encoding cytochrome oxidase small assembly protein, translated as MITPAQRKANRRLAWILASIAVAFFIGFLVKMTVL; from the coding sequence ATGATCACACCGGCGCAGCGCAAGGCCAACCGGCGACTGGCATGGATTCTCGCGTCGATCGCGGTGGCGTTCTTCATCGGATTCTTGGTAAAAATGACGGTGCTCTAG
- a CDS encoding cytochrome c oxidase assembly protein has product MSRHAENVKMVGKLAVVAFGMFAFGYALIPLYKRICEITGINILALTERDVPGNGTAGKNVKLNSQIDESRTITVEFDANARGPWSFKPAVRSMQVHPGALSTVMYEFRNEQDHRMSAQAIPSYAPKQAAPYFNKLECFCFNQYTLEPGEQREWPVAFVIDPKLSKDVTTITLSYTFFEVGGRIPAAPASTAVLAPAVQGSAAPAGAS; this is encoded by the coding sequence GTGAGCAGACACGCAGAGAACGTGAAGATGGTGGGGAAACTGGCCGTAGTCGCCTTCGGCATGTTTGCCTTCGGCTATGCGCTGATCCCGCTGTACAAGCGCATCTGCGAGATCACTGGTATCAACATCCTGGCGCTGACCGAGCGCGATGTTCCAGGCAATGGCACGGCGGGCAAGAACGTCAAGCTCAACAGCCAGATCGACGAGAGCCGCACCATTACCGTGGAGTTTGACGCCAATGCCCGCGGGCCCTGGAGCTTCAAGCCGGCGGTGCGCTCGATGCAGGTACACCCCGGCGCGCTGAGCACGGTGATGTACGAGTTCCGCAACGAGCAGGACCACCGCATGTCGGCCCAGGCGATTCCCAGCTATGCGCCCAAGCAGGCGGCGCCGTATTTCAACAAGCTCGAATGCTTTTGCTTCAACCAGTACACCCTGGAGCCCGGTGAGCAGCGCGAATGGCCGGTGGCCTTTGTGATCGACCCCAAGCTGTCCAAGGATGTGACGACGATCACCTTGTCCTATACCTTTTTTGAGGTGGGTGGCCGCATCCCCGCAGCGCCCGCATCGACAGCGGTGTTGGCGCCTGCGGTCCAAGGCAGTGCGGCGCCAGCAGGGGCGTCCTGA
- a CDS encoding DUF2970 domain-containing protein, which produces MASTPGPHPPRKGNLWRTVKAVAWSMLGVRKGSEWQEDGVQVTPLQVIAVGLVAIFLFVLGLMALVKWLV; this is translated from the coding sequence ATGGCCAGCACGCCCGGCCCCCATCCGCCGCGCAAAGGCAATCTCTGGCGCACGGTCAAGGCGGTGGCCTGGTCCATGCTCGGTGTGCGCAAGGGCTCGGAATGGCAGGAGGATGGCGTGCAGGTCACGCCGTTGCAGGTGATCGCCGTGGGCTTGGTGGCGATTTTCCTGTTTGTCCTGGGGTTGATGGCCCTGGTGAAGTGGCTGGTTTGA
- a CDS encoding cytochrome c oxidase subunit 3 — protein sequence MSATPHGTTPYYYVPAESRHPVMAAIGLGFVIAGAGNWVNGHTWGMYLLFVGIAWWLFVLYQWFGDAIRESEQGLYSHRIDLSYRWSMSWFIFSEVMFFGAFFTALWWARSHSLPTLGSLDNAILWPDFKAVWPSVEMGATGSPAGIVDPFQTVGPFWLPTINTALLLTSGVTLTIAHHALQADMRRKCIRFMWMTVVLGIVFLCVQGYEYYHLYTDLNLKLNSGAYGSTFYMLTGFHGLHVFVGMLMLLVITLRLQKGHFTAKKHFGFEGAAWYWHFVDVVWLGLYVAVYWM from the coding sequence ATGAGTGCGACACCCCATGGCACCACACCGTACTACTATGTTCCCGCCGAGTCCCGCCACCCGGTGATGGCGGCCATTGGCCTGGGCTTTGTGATTGCCGGCGCTGGCAACTGGGTCAACGGTCACACCTGGGGCATGTACCTGCTCTTTGTCGGCATTGCCTGGTGGCTGTTTGTGCTCTACCAGTGGTTTGGTGATGCGATCCGCGAAAGCGAGCAGGGGCTGTACAGCCACCGCATCGATCTGTCCTACCGCTGGAGCATGAGCTGGTTCATCTTCTCGGAGGTGATGTTCTTCGGCGCCTTCTTCACCGCACTGTGGTGGGCCCGGTCCCATTCGCTGCCTACCTTGGGCAGCCTGGACAATGCCATTCTCTGGCCCGACTTCAAGGCCGTCTGGCCCAGCGTGGAAATGGGTGCCACCGGCTCGCCAGCGGGCATCGTTGATCCGTTCCAGACCGTCGGCCCCTTTTGGCTGCCCACCATCAACACCGCGCTGCTGCTGACCTCCGGCGTGACGTTGACCATTGCCCACCACGCCTTGCAGGCCGATATGCGCCGCAAGTGCATCCGCTTTATGTGGATGACCGTTGTGCTGGGCATTGTCTTTCTCTGCGTGCAAGGCTACGAGTACTACCACCTCTACACCGACCTGAACCTCAAGCTCAACTCGGGTGCCTATGGCTCCACGTTCTACATGCTGACGGGCTTCCACGGTCTGCATGTGTTTGTCGGAATGCTCATGCTGCTGGTCATTACCCTGCGGCTGCAAAAAGGCCATTTCACCGCCAAAAAGCATTTTGGCTTTGAGGGCGCCGCCTGGTACTGGCACTTTGTCGATGTGGTCTGGCTGGGCCTTTACGTCGCCGTGTACTGGATGTGA
- a CDS encoding DUF2909 domain-containing protein, protein MVPWWVLPHNGSKHRAAAVRTASPDTPLIKITEDSTMHLLIAFAFVVILACLAAAGLFMLRGNQSEAGGKRMAWALTLRIAISVLVFAGILLAWKLGYLQPHGIPLGA, encoded by the coding sequence ATGGTGCCCTGGTGGGTGCTGCCGCACAATGGCAGCAAGCACCGGGCTGCGGCGGTACGCACCGCCAGCCCCGATACCCCGCTGATAAAAATTACCGAGGACAGCACCATGCACCTGCTCATCGCATTCGCCTTTGTGGTGATACTCGCCTGCCTGGCCGCTGCCGGGCTTTTCATGTTGCGCGGCAACCAGTCCGAAGCCGGTGGCAAACGCATGGCCTGGGCACTGACCTTGCGCATAGCGATATCGGTGTTGGTGTTTGCCGGCATCTTGCTGGCCTGGAAGCTGGGCTATCTGCAGCCCCATGGCATTCCGCTGGGCGCCTAA
- a CDS encoding SURF1 family protein, with product MSAVPASPSVLERNERLRFLLITIAAEASMLLTASLGFWQLRRADQKLAYQAQLDARAALPALDGASLLQPMDEAERISLQHRQVVLRGEWLPQYTVYLDNRQMQARPGFYVLTPLRLVSMAGESALGQPQTVLVQRGWAPRNFEDRLALPEVQTPAGTVQIQGRVAGQPARLFELQTSAGSSGVSRIRQNLDTDGYAQETGQALAALTVVQTGPASEGLLRDWPVVGSGVEKHYGYAFQWFGLCSLIAILYVWFQIVRRVLRRRRHAGTAAR from the coding sequence ATGTCCGCTGTACCCGCCTCGCCCTCCGTCCTCGAACGCAATGAACGCCTGCGTTTTCTGCTGATCACCATAGCGGCAGAGGCCTCGATGCTGCTGACCGCCTCACTGGGATTTTGGCAGCTGCGCCGCGCCGATCAGAAGCTGGCCTACCAGGCCCAGCTCGATGCCCGTGCCGCCTTGCCGGCGCTGGACGGCGCCAGCCTGCTGCAACCCATGGACGAGGCCGAAAGGATCAGCCTGCAGCACCGGCAGGTGGTGCTGCGCGGCGAATGGCTGCCGCAGTACACCGTCTACCTGGACAACCGCCAGATGCAGGCGCGCCCCGGTTTTTATGTGCTGACACCGCTGCGCTTGGTGAGCATGGCCGGCGAATCAGCCCTGGGCCAGCCGCAGACCGTGCTGGTGCAGCGCGGCTGGGCACCGCGCAATTTTGAGGACCGGCTGGCCTTGCCTGAGGTACAAACGCCTGCGGGAACGGTGCAAATCCAGGGCCGCGTTGCGGGCCAGCCGGCGCGGCTTTTTGAGCTGCAGACGTCCGCCGGTAGCTCAGGGGTTTCCCGAATCCGGCAAAATCTCGACACCGATGGTTACGCGCAGGAGACAGGCCAGGCCTTGGCTGCGTTGACGGTAGTGCAGACCGGGCCGGCCAGTGAAGGCCTGTTGCGCGACTGGCCCGTAGTAGGCAGCGGCGTGGAAAAGCATTATGGTTATGCATTTCAATGGTTTGGTCTGTGTAGCCTGATTGCGATCCTCTATGTCTGGTTCCAAATTGTCCGACGTGTCCTTCGACGACGCCGCCACGCAGGCACCGCCGCCCGCTGA
- a CDS encoding SCO family protein: protein MSGSKLSDVSFDDAATQAPPPADEALLGLTVHGLPPAEQAEAALEVAERSRSGRLKMLLVLLVCAAPVIASYFTYYVIRPEGRRNFGELVSQQPTIPAAQVQTLDGQPFDLQSLKGQWLLLSASGAACDEVCQNNLYLQRQLRESLGREKDRLDWVWLVTDDGEPPPALRAAMDQATVLRVPQALVAKWLQPAAGQQLGEHLYVVDPLGHWMMRFPAQLSRSDAAKARKDLERLLRASSSWDQEGR, encoded by the coding sequence ATGTCTGGTTCCAAATTGTCCGACGTGTCCTTCGACGACGCCGCCACGCAGGCACCGCCGCCCGCTGATGAGGCGCTGCTCGGCCTGACTGTGCATGGCTTGCCGCCTGCCGAGCAGGCCGAGGCGGCGCTGGAGGTGGCTGAGCGTTCGCGCAGCGGCCGCCTCAAGATGCTGCTGGTGCTGCTGGTGTGTGCCGCGCCGGTCATCGCCTCCTACTTCACCTATTACGTGATCCGGCCTGAGGGGCGGCGCAATTTTGGCGAGCTGGTCAGCCAGCAGCCGACGATACCGGCCGCGCAGGTGCAAACCCTGGATGGCCAGCCGTTTGATCTGCAAAGCCTCAAAGGCCAGTGGTTGCTGCTGAGCGCCTCGGGCGCCGCCTGCGACGAGGTCTGCCAGAACAACCTCTACCTGCAGCGCCAGTTGCGCGAGAGCCTGGGCCGCGAGAAAGACCGGTTGGACTGGGTCTGGCTGGTGACCGATGACGGCGAGCCACCCCCGGCGCTGCGCGCTGCTATGGACCAGGCCACCGTGCTGCGGGTGCCCCAGGCGCTGGTGGCCAAGTGGCTGCAGCCGGCTGCTGGCCAGCAGCTGGGCGAACATTTGTATGTGGTGGACCCGCTGGGCCACTGGATGATGCGTTTCCCCGCGCAGCTCAGCCGCTCCGATGCGGCCAAGGCGCGCAAGGATCTGGAGCGCTTGCTGCGTGCGTCATCGAGTTGGGACCAGGAAGGGCGGTAG
- a CDS encoding COX15/CtaA family protein — MTSQDLYDFAPLARLLLTGAIIALGPIVWIWWRHRGATPLKRLQVLAVLTLFLSFDLVMFGAFTRLTDSGLGCPDWPGCYGNASPIGAHAEISAAQEAMPTGPVTHGKAWVEMIHRYLATAVGGLIIVLTASAWLQRKRGGAQPISPWWPTVTLVWVLIQGAFGALTVTMKLFPAIVTLHLLGGTVLLMLLTVQATRHTQFADNLGLVPVPRLLRGMVMVTALLVFAQVTLGGWVSTNYAVLACTSFPMCNGAWWPAMNFDGFQIWRPLGFLADGAHISYEALVAIHYMHRLFAYLVIAALLWLGWTLRSVPLLRQQRRWLIGLTVLQFATGLSNVVLDWPMLAAVLHTGGAAAIMVVLTWIWCTAGPKPARSAAS, encoded by the coding sequence ATGACTTCGCAGGATTTGTATGATTTCGCGCCGCTGGCGCGCTTGTTGCTGACTGGCGCCATCATTGCGCTGGGGCCGATTGTCTGGATTTGGTGGCGCCACCGGGGCGCCACGCCGCTCAAGCGCCTTCAGGTGCTGGCGGTACTGACCTTGTTTCTGTCCTTTGACCTGGTGATGTTTGGCGCGTTCACGCGCTTGACCGATTCTGGCCTGGGCTGCCCGGATTGGCCCGGTTGCTACGGCAATGCCAGCCCGATTGGCGCGCATGCCGAGATCTCCGCCGCGCAAGAGGCCATGCCGACCGGCCCGGTGACCCATGGCAAGGCCTGGGTGGAGATGATCCACCGCTACCTGGCCACCGCCGTGGGCGGCCTGATCATTGTGCTGACCGCCAGCGCCTGGCTGCAGCGCAAACGCGGAGGCGCGCAGCCGATCAGCCCCTGGTGGCCCACGGTCACCCTGGTCTGGGTGCTGATCCAGGGGGCCTTTGGCGCGCTGACGGTGACGATGAAACTCTTCCCGGCGATCGTGACCCTGCACCTGCTGGGTGGCACGGTGCTGCTGATGCTATTAACCGTGCAGGCAACGCGCCACACGCAATTTGCCGATAATCTAGGGTTAGTCCCAGTGCCGCGCCTGTTGCGTGGCATGGTCATGGTCACCGCGCTGCTGGTGTTTGCGCAGGTGACCTTGGGTGGCTGGGTCAGTACCAACTATGCGGTGCTGGCCTGCACCAGCTTTCCGATGTGCAATGGCGCCTGGTGGCCGGCAATGAACTTTGACGGGTTCCAGATCTGGCGCCCGCTGGGTTTTCTGGCCGATGGCGCGCACATCAGCTATGAGGCGCTGGTGGCCATCCACTACATGCACCGGCTGTTTGCCTATTTGGTGATTGCCGCCTTGCTGTGGCTGGGATGGACCTTGCGCTCGGTGCCACTGCTCCGGCAGCAGCGCCGCTGGCTGATCGGCCTGACGGTGCTGCAGTTTGCCACCGGACTGTCGAATGTGGTGCTGGACTGGCCGATGCTGGCGGCCGTTTTGCACACCGGGGGCGCTGCCGCCATTATGGTGGTGCTGACCTGGATCTGGTGTACTGCGGGCCCCAAACCTGCCCGCAGTGCTGCGAGCTGA
- the cyoE gene encoding heme o synthase: MTELAATPMPNRFAQFYALTKPKVVQLIVFCALIGMVLAVPGVPSGAELLRMLVACVGIWLVAGAAAAFNCLVEQSIDARMKRTAWRPTARGELSNRQTLLFSASLCIAGSAILIIWINAITMWLTFATFVGYAIIYTVILKPLTPQNIVIGGASGAMPPVLGWAAMTGDVSPQALLLFLIIFLWTPPHFWALALYRVEDYRKSGLPMLPVTHGNYYTRVQVLLYTVVLFAAGLLPFIIQMSSWIYLVAAVVLGAGFFGYAFALWRNYSDALARKTFRFSLVYLSLLFAALLVDHYVTW; this comes from the coding sequence ATGACCGAACTTGCCGCAACGCCAATGCCGAACCGCTTTGCACAGTTCTATGCATTGACCAAACCCAAGGTGGTGCAGCTGATTGTGTTTTGCGCGCTGATCGGCATGGTGCTGGCCGTTCCTGGCGTGCCGTCTGGCGCGGAGCTGCTGCGCATGCTGGTCGCTTGCGTGGGCATCTGGCTGGTGGCAGGCGCTGCCGCCGCCTTCAACTGCCTGGTGGAGCAAAGCATTGATGCGCGCATGAAGCGCACCGCCTGGCGCCCCACCGCGCGGGGCGAGCTGTCCAACCGCCAGACCCTGTTGTTCTCTGCCTCGCTGTGTATCGCCGGCTCGGCGATCCTGATCATCTGGATCAATGCCATCACCATGTGGCTGACCTTTGCCACCTTTGTCGGCTACGCCATCATCTACACGGTGATCCTCAAGCCGCTGACGCCGCAGAACATCGTGATTGGCGGCGCATCAGGCGCCATGCCGCCGGTGCTGGGCTGGGCCGCGATGACCGGTGATGTCTCGCCCCAGGCGCTGCTGCTGTTCCTGATCATCTTCCTGTGGACGCCCCCGCATTTTTGGGCGCTGGCGCTGTACCGGGTCGAAGACTACCGCAAGTCCGGCCTGCCGATGCTGCCGGTCACCCATGGGAACTATTACACCCGCGTGCAGGTCTTGCTCTACACCGTGGTCTTGTTTGCCGCCGGCCTGCTGCCCTTCATCATCCAGATGAGCTCCTGGATCTACCTGGTGGCTGCCGTGGTGCTGGGTGCCGGGTTCTTTGGCTATGCCTTTGCGCTGTGGCGCAATTACTCCGACGCGCTGGCACGCAAGACTTTCCGTTTTTCACTGGTCTACCTCAGCCTGCTGTTTGCGGCCTTGTTGGTAGACCACTATGTGACCTGGTAA
- a CDS encoding SCO family protein, with the protein MNKRNALRWLAGSAVVASTGGFLTACKSKADFNAIDLTGSKEYGQDFSMPDQHGQRRSMADFKGKVVLVFFGFTQCPDVCPTTLGDLAAVKQKLGAKGDKLQVIFASVDPSRDTPEILQAYLANFDPSFLALRGSDEETAKMAKDFKVYYKRVDGQTPGSYTMDHTAGDYIFDPEGRLRLYSRYGTPVDTLAKDIEQLIDGA; encoded by the coding sequence ATGAACAAGCGCAATGCTCTTCGCTGGCTGGCCGGCTCGGCCGTAGTGGCCTCGACCGGCGGTTTTCTGACCGCCTGCAAATCCAAGGCCGATTTCAACGCCATTGATCTGACGGGCAGCAAAGAGTATGGGCAGGATTTCTCCATGCCCGACCAGCATGGCCAGCGCCGCAGCATGGCGGATTTCAAAGGCAAGGTCGTGCTGGTGTTCTTTGGTTTCACCCAGTGCCCCGATGTCTGCCCCACCACCTTGGGCGACCTGGCCGCCGTCAAGCAAAAGCTCGGCGCCAAGGGCGACAAGCTGCAGGTGATCTTTGCCTCGGTCGATCCCTCGCGGGACACGCCCGAGATTCTGCAGGCCTACCTGGCCAACTTTGACCCGAGCTTTCTGGCGCTGCGCGGCAGCGATGAGGAAACGGCCAAGATGGCCAAGGACTTCAAGGTCTATTACAAGCGGGTGGACGGCCAGACCCCTGGCAGCTACACGATGGACCACACTGCGGGCGACTACATCTTTGACCCGGAAGGCCGCCTGCGCCTGTACAGTCGCTATGGCACGCCCGTCGATACCCTCGCCAAAGATATCGAGCAGCTGATCGACGGCGCTTAA
- a CDS encoding urease accessory protein UreD translates to MSWHAQLDLRYGLQAGKTSVQFSHDGPLRILKSLYPEGPGICHNVLVHPPGGLVGGDVLDISVEVGAGAQALVTTPGATRFYKTNGQPALQRTRLQLQAGARLEWLPLEAIAYNACDAANELQMELAPDAQLLTWDITALGLPLAGQPFVEGVFSQHIAWPGHFLERGRIRADDHLLLNGQLGLAGQRCMASLVYACGSPIPRTQREALLESTQLLLEAAPAEVMAGVTAPNAHMLVLRGLAPVVEPAMQLWKTVWGHWRSSLMGLPAQRPRIWSM, encoded by the coding sequence ATGAGCTGGCATGCCCAACTCGACCTGCGCTATGGCCTGCAGGCGGGCAAGACCTCGGTGCAGTTCAGCCACGATGGCCCTTTGCGCATTTTAAAAAGCCTCTACCCCGAAGGCCCGGGCATTTGCCACAACGTGCTGGTACATCCACCGGGCGGGTTGGTGGGCGGCGATGTGCTGGATATCTCGGTCGAGGTAGGTGCAGGCGCCCAAGCACTGGTGACCACGCCAGGGGCGACACGCTTTTACAAGACCAATGGCCAACCGGCCTTGCAGCGCACCCGGCTGCAGTTGCAGGCCGGTGCCCGGCTGGAATGGCTGCCGCTGGAAGCCATTGCCTACAACGCCTGCGATGCCGCGAACGAGCTGCAGATGGAACTGGCGCCCGATGCGCAGTTGCTGACCTGGGATATCACCGCGCTCGGCTTGCCGCTGGCGGGCCAGCCTTTTGTAGAAGGGGTGTTTTCGCAGCACATTGCATGGCCAGGGCATTTTTTAGAAAGAGGTCGCATCCGCGCCGATGACCACTTGCTGCTCAACGGTCAGTTGGGCCTGGCGGGGCAGCGCTGCATGGCGAGTCTGGTCTATGCCTGCGGCTCGCCCATACCGCGCACGCAGCGCGAGGCGTTGTTGGAGAGCACGCAGCTGTTGCTGGAAGCGGCACCGGCGGAGGTCATGGCAGGGGTGACCGCCCCGAATGCGCATATGCTGGTGCTGCGCGGCCTGGCCCCGGTGGTGGAGCCGGCGATGCAGTTATGGAAGACGGTATGGGGCCACTGGCGCAGCAGCCTGATGGGGCTGCCGGCGCAGCGCCCGCGCATCTGGTCGATGTGA